Part of the Terriglobales bacterium genome, AAAGAGGGCCGCTTCCTGAAGGCGGATGGCGGCACGCTGTTCCTCGATGAAGTCGGGGACATGAGCTTGAAGACGCAATCCAAGGTGCTGCGCACGCTCGACGAGCAGAGATTCACCCCGGTGGGCAGCGAGGAGCCCATCAGCGTGGATGCCCGGGTCATCGCCTCGACCAACAAAGACCTGGAAGAGGAGATCTCCAAAGGGAATTTCCGCGAGGACCTGTTCTACCGCCTGAACGTGATCCCCTTCTTCGTCCCCCCGCTGCGCGAGCGCAAGGAAGACATCCCGCTGCTGGCGCGGCATTTCCTGCGTGAGGTCTCGCTGACCTACAGCCGCCGCCCCAAGGAGATGCACGATGACACGGTCGAGGTCCTGATGCGCTACTCCTGGCCGGGGAACGTGCGCGAGCTGCGCAACGTGATCGAGCGCATGGTCATCATGAACCCCACCGCGCAGAAGCTGGAGCGCAAGCACTTGCCGCCGCTGGTCTATCGCGACGGCTCACGCCGGGCGCACGCCGAGTTCTCGACCCTGCACCAGGCGCGCGAGGCCTACGAGCGTGACTACATCCTCAAGAAGCTAGACGAGAACCACGGGAATGTTTCGCGTACGGCGGAGGTGCTGGGACTGGAACGCTCCCACCTGTACCGGAAGATGAAGACGCTGGGAATCGCGGTAAAGGAATAGGAAGCAGGGTGCAGGGTGCAGGAGGCAGGAAGCAGG contains:
- a CDS encoding sigma 54-interacting transcriptional regulator; the protein is KEGRFLKADGGTLFLDEVGDMSLKTQSKVLRTLDEQRFTPVGSEEPISVDARVIASTNKDLEEEISKGNFREDLFYRLNVIPFFVPPLRERKEDIPLLARHFLREVSLTYSRRPKEMHDDTVEVLMRYSWPGNVRELRNVIERMVIMNPTAQKLERKHLPPLVYRDGSRRAHAEFSTLHQAREAYERDYILKKLDENHGNVSRTAEVLGLERSHLYRKMKTLGIAVKE